Below is a window of Verrucomicrobiota bacterium DNA.
AGCCGCTATTGACATTGTACACAGCCTGAAGTCGTTTCTACCCGAGGTTCTTGTTCTATGATTGTTGGTGTTCCAACCGAAGTAAAAGCGCAGGAAAACCGTGTCTCCATGATTCCGGGTTCGGTCAAGTCATTGCGGGCGAAAGGGATCGAGGTGGTCGTGCAAAAAGGGGCGGGGAGTGGCTCTTCCTACTCTGACGATCTTTACGCTCAAGCCGGGGCAACCCTCGTCGAGTCCGCCGCCGCGGTTTTTGAAGATTGTGATCTGATCGTGAAGGTGAAGGAGCCACAGGCCGAGGAGTTGAAACTCATCCGACCGCAGCACACTCTCTTTACCTATCTTCACCTCGCAGCTTCCCGGGAGTTGACGGAGGGACTGCTGGCTTCCGGTTGTACGGCAATTGCCTACGAAACTCTGTCGGTCGACGGGCGATTACCTTTACTTGAACCGATGAGTGAAATCGCGGGTCGAATGGCTGCGATTGCCGGGGCCAACCAACTGGCGAAGCACAATGGCGGGCGTGGAATTCTTTTGGGTGGGGTACCGGGAGTGGCTCCGGGAAGAGTGGTTGTTATTGGTGGCGGCACGTCCGGGCTCAATGCGGCTCGCGTTGCCAAGGGAATGGGTGCGGATGTCACGATTCTGGAAGTGGATTTCGACCGCATGCGCTTTCTCGACATCACGATGGAAGGCACCCGAACGGTTTATTCCAGCGAAGCGAACCTGGAAGAACTACTTCCCTACACAGACCTGCTGAT
It encodes the following:
- the ald gene encoding alanine dehydrogenase, whose translation is MIVGVPTEVKAQENRVSMIPGSVKSLRAKGIEVVVQKGAGSGSSYSDDLYAQAGATLVESAAAVFEDCDLIVKVKEPQAEELKLIRPQHTLFTYLHLAASRELTEGLLASGCTAIAYETLSVDGRLPLLEPMSEIAGRMAAIAGANQLAKHNGGRGILLGGVPGVAPGRVVVIGGGTSGLNAARVAKGMGADVTILEVDFDRMRFLDITMEGTRTVYSSEANLEELLPYTDLLIGAVLVPGAAAPKLITREMLRMMQPGSVFVDIAVDQGGCAVTTRPTTHDAPTFVEEGVVHYCVANMPGAYARTATQALNNVTQPWVRLLAEKGVVKACQDRPELMSGVNCIDGKLTCKPVAEAFGLEFTKVSDLLS